In Solanum lycopersicum chromosome 5, SLM_r2.1, the following are encoded in one genomic region:
- the LOC101245544 gene encoding uncharacterized protein — protein sequence MAFSITGNSKIFHNFNSCSSLSVTCTKTHVPICSLQFPSSFRSNSYRFCIKSTRSSTIYGKRRASEHLFRLPVISCVVEDSSETQPDAVNSSASSDSSKEAVFDMKLPRRSLLATFTCNACGARSQRLINRLAYERGTVFIQCSGCSQYHKLVDNLGLVVEYNFKEEISMDPDADQD from the exons ATGGCTTTCTCCATAACAGGAAACAGCAAAATCTTCCATAATTTTAATTCTTGTAGTTCTTTATCTGTTACTTGCACCAAAACCCATGTGCCCATTTGTTCTCTTCAGTTCCCTTCTTCCTTCAGATCTAATTCATATCGTTTCTGTATTAAATCTACTAG GTCAAGTACTATTTATGGGAAGAGGAGAGCATCAGAACATTTGTTCCGGCTTCCAGTTATTTCTTGTGTTGTGGAAGATAGTTCTGAAACACAACCAGACGCTGTGAATTCATCTGCTTCAAGTGATTCTTCAAAG GAAGCAGTATTTGACATGAAATTACCAAGAAGAAGTCTGTTAGCAACATTTACATGTAATGCTTGTGGTGCTCGTTCTCAAAGACTGATAAACAGATTAGCATATGAAAGAGGGACTGTGTTTATACAG TGTTCAGGCTGCTCTCAGTATCACAAATTAGTTGACAACCTTGGACTTGTGGTTGAGTACAACTTCAAGGAAGAAATTAGTATGGATCCAGATGCTGATCAAGATTGA
- the LOC101245253 gene encoding lysine-rich arabinogalactan protein 19 has protein sequence MYISRELLTIKILHKMASSKLIYLSSFCIWLVMANAQAPAASPSTPITTPPPTTTPVAATPPPSTTPVAPSQPPVTSAPPPIVPPPKVAPVSAPATPPPQPPPIPPVSSPSQPPVLPPPAPVASPPAVPPPQIAPAQTPPSPAPVTPPVSPPKAPPVSAPTPVAPPPAVISPVAAPELAPAPAPAHGKHKRKKHKHKHHHAPAPAPTVPSPPAPPTVQDSVDVTPAPSPTLNLNGATFLLQGSASGMWMNAGLAMTILLAIII, from the exons atgTATATAAGTAGAGAGCTCTTGACAATCAAAATCCTGCACAAAATGGCTTCTTCTAAGTTGATTTACCTTTCAAGTTTTTGCATTTGGCTTGTGATGGCTAATGCACAAGCACCAGCTGCATCACCATCTACACCAATCACGACACCTCCACCTACTACGACACCTGTTGCAGCAACACCCCCGCCTTCCACTACGCCTGTTGCACCATCACAGCCACCAGTAACTTCAGCACCACCTCCAATAGTACCTCCGCCTAAAGTTGCCCCCGTTTCTGCTCCAGCGACCCCACCACCACAACCTCCACCAATTCCACCTGTCTCAAGTCCATCACAACCACCAGTATTACCACCACCTGCCCCAGTTGCTTCTCCACCAGCAGTCCCGCCACCTCAGATAGCCCCAGCACAAACGCCACCATCACCAGCACCTGTAACACCACCAGTGTCTCCACCTAAGGCGCCACCAGTATCAGCACCGACACCAGTCGCTCCTCCACCTGCTGTGATATCACCAGTAGCAGCACCAGAGTTAGCACCCGCGCCAGCACCAGCTCATGGcaagcacaaaagaaagaagcaCAAGCATAAGCACCATCACGCGCCAGCACCTGCACCAACTGTGCCAAGTCCGCCAGCACCACCAACCGTCCAAGATTCTGTGGATGTGACACCAGCGCCATCGCCTACTCTAAATTTG AATGGAGCAACCTTTTTACTGCAAGGAAGCGCATCTGGAATGTGGATGAATGCTGGTTTGGCGATGACTATTCTTTTGGCCATCATAATCTGA
- the PHO1-3 gene encoding phosphate transporter PHO1 homolog 1 yields the protein MVKFSKQFEGQLIPEWKEAFVDYWQLKKDLKKIHLLNNNVNNANKESSFTRNIYTSLRKLHMFGPQRREHEIIQVHTKIGQTLSKGDMYETELLEQFADTESAAEFFALLDFQLNKVNQFFRTKEKEFFERGECLKKQMEILVELKDALIKQQYDKGTSSGQNIKEDELISATISCDEESNKDRTEQEQEQDIENSIDQVIPDSPRSSELGNPANINTEDNKSKSLSERVINSQGKSLKIHIPLTNPTRTFSAITYLLRDDMINQSSKKCGPNGRKKLHINRTKLKHAEKMIRGAFIELYKGLGYLKTYRNLNMLAFVKILKKFDKVTNKQVLPIYLRVVESSYFNSSDKALKLADDVEEIFIKHFAEDDKKKAMKYLKPTQKKESHAVTFFIGLFGGCFIALLVGYVIMAHITGLYRPKSDTIYMETVYPVLSMFSLMFLHFFLYGCNIFMWRKTRVNYSFIFELAQTKELKYRDVFLICTTSMTAVIGVLFLHLTLVAKGYSYNQIQAIPALLLVVFILLLVCPFNIIYKSSRYRFICVIRNIMFSPLYKVVMLDFFMADQLCSQVPMLRNLEYVACYYITGSYKNQDYGYCMRTKYYRDLAYAVSFLPYYWRAMQCARRWFDEGHKSHLINLGKYVSAMLAAGAKVAYEKEKNMGWLCLVIVVSSVATVYQLYWDFVKDWGLLQCHSKNPWLRNELMLRRKFIYYFSMGLNLVLRLAWLQTVLHYNFGTVDYRVTGLFLAALEVIRRGHWNYYRLENEHLNNAGKFRAVKTVPLPFHEVDEQD from the exons atggtgaAATTTTCTAAACAATTTGAAGGACAATTAATTCCTGAATGGAAAGAAGCTTTTGTTGATTATTGGCAATTGAAGAAAGACCTCAAGAAAATTCATCTTCTTAACAACAATGTGAATAACGCGAATAAAGAGAGTTCTTTTACGCGTAACATTTATACCTCTCTTAGAAAATTACATATGTTTGGACCTCAACGTCGCGAACATGAGATCATTCAA GTTCATACGAAGATTGGACAAACGTTGAGTAAAGGAGATATGTATGAAACCGAGTTGTTGGAGCAATTTGCTGATACTGAATCTGCTGCTGAGTTTTTCGCGCTTTTAGACTTTCAACTAAACAAAGTGAATCAGTTTTTTCGAACAAAGGAGAAGGAATTTTTCGAAAGAGGGGAGTGTTTGAAGAAGCAAATGGAGATTCTTGTTGAGCTCAAAGATGCATTGATCAAACAGCAATATGATAAAGGAACTTCTTCAGGCCAAAATATCAAAGAGGATGAGTTAATCTCAGCCACCATTTCTTGTG ATGAAGAGTCTAACAAAGACAGAACAGAACAAGAACAAGAACAGGACATTGAGAACTCAATAGATCAAGTGATACCAGACTCTCCAAGATCAAGTGAGCTAGGCAATCCAGCTAACATCAATACAGAAGACAATAAATCGAAGAGTTTATCTGAACGCGTGATAAATTCCCAGGGAAAAAGCTTAAAGATTCACATTCCTCTAACGAATCCAACACGAACATTCTCAGCTATAACTTACTTGCTTAGGGATGATATGATCAATCAATCCTCCAAGAAATGTGGTCCTAATGGACGAAAAAAGTTGCACATCAATAGAACAAAGCTAAAACACGCGGAGAAGATGATTAGAGGAGCCTTCATTGAGCTCTACAAGGGACTAGGATACCTCAAAACTTATCG GAACTTAAACATGCTTGCTTTTGTAAAGATCTTGAAGAAATTTGACAAA gtTACAAACAAACAAGTCCTTCCTATTTATCTAAGAGTTGTGGAGAGTTCTTACTTCAACAGTTCAGACAAG GCTTTGAAGTTGGCTGATGATGTTGAGGAGATTTTCATCAAACACTTTGCTgaagatgataaaaaaaaggCTATGAAGTACTTAAAGCCAACTCAGAAAAAAGAATCTCATGCTGTTACATTTTTCATCG GTTTATTTGGAGGATGTTTCATAGCACTTTTAGTTGGATATGTGATCATGGCTCATATAACAGGACTGTATAGACCTAAATCTGATACAATCTACATGGAAACTGTCTATCCTGTTCTCAG CATGTTCAGCTTAATGTTCTTGCACTTCTTTCTGTATGGATGCAACATATTTATGTGGCGAAAGACTCGTGTAAACTATAGCTTCATCTTTGAGCTAGCTCAAACTAAGGAACTCAAGTATAGAGATGTGTTCCTTATATGTACTACATCGATGACTGCTGTTATCGGAGTCCTGTTTCTTCATCTAACACTTGTAGCTAAAGGGTATTCctataatcaaattcaagcaATTCCTGCCCTCCTATTAGTG GTCTTTATTTTGCTGCTGGTGTGCCCATTCAACATCATATACAAATCTAGCCGTTATCGATTCATTTGTGTTATAAGGAACATCATGTTTTCACCTTTGTATAAGGTTGTCATGTTAGACTTCTTCATGGCTGATCAACTTTGTAGCCAG GTTCCAATGCTACGAAACCTTGAATATGTAGCATGCTATTACATAACAGGAAGTTACAAAAATCAAGATTATGGATATTGTATGAGGACAAAATATTATAGAGACCTTGCTTATGCAGTTTCATTCTTGCCATATTACTGGAGAGCTATGCAG TGTGCACGAAGATGGTTCGATGAAGGACACAAAAGCCACCTAATCAACTTAGGAAAATATGTATCTGCAATGTTGGCTGCTGGTGCAAAAGTTgcatatgaaaaagaaaagaatatggGATGGCTTTGTTTAGTTATAGTCGTGTCAAGTGTTGCAACTGTGTATCAATTATACTGGGATTTTGTTAAAGATTGGGGCTTGCTTCAATGTCATTCCAAGAATCCTTGGTTAAGGAATGAATTGATGCTACGACGAAAATTTATCTACTACTTCTCCATG GGATTGAACCTTGTGTTGAGACTAGCATGGTTACAAACAGTACTTCATTACAATTTTGGAACTGTAGACTACAGGGTAACAGGGCTATTTTTAGCAGCCCTTGAAGTTATTAGAAGAGGACATTGGAATTATTACAG GTTGGAGAATGAGCATCTAAATAATGCAGGGAAATTTAGAGCTGTTAAGACAGTGCCACTTCCTTTTCATGAAGTAGATGAACAAGATTGA